Within Candidatus Binatia bacterium, the genomic segment CCTTCACCGATCGTATGACGCTCCGCCTGGGCGGCAAGTCCATCGAGCTTCTCTACGTCGATGATCCATACAACCCGGGCGACATCGCGGTCTGGCTGCCGCAAAGCGGCGTGATGCACGGCGGCTTCGGCGCGTACAAGGAGCGCCATCCGGACATCCGGCCCGACTACAGCCACGGCACGACGGTAGGGATGCTCAAACAGCTCGAAGCTTTGATCGCACTCAAACCCAAAGTCGTGATACCTTCGCACGGTCCGGTGATGGGCGTCGCGGATTTGCAAGTCATGCTCGATTATCTTTTGCTCGCGCGCCAGCGCGTGCGCGGCATGATGGACAAGGGAATGAGCGTTGAGGCGGTCCGCAAGCAGTTCCACATGAACGAGTACAAGGGATGGGACCGCGAGGCGCATTTCCCGGTGATTGCGGCGACTATCTATCGCGAGCTGAGAGGCGAAGGGCCGGAAATTTTTCCCGTGACCGAGAAGACCGTTCGGGGTAAGATCGCCAAGGTCGAAGAGGAAGGAAGATATCTGACCGTCGTTGCGGAAAGCGGCCAGCAGCTTCCTCTTAGAATTTCGAACGCGACCGACATCGAGGGAGTTCCCGACCGGTCCCACTTGAAAGTCGGGATGAAATTCAGCGCGCTGTACGAAGAGCAGAAGGAGCGCAACGAAACGTTGCAGATAAAACTGGAACCTTAATCCAGGCGCGAGGCGTTGTTGGTAGGGGCGACCGGCCGGTCGCCCCTACACATGCCTCATCCCAAACAAGGAGGATTTTTATGCGTGGTCTCGTTAAAGATTATCTCGATCTCGATCTCTCGCGCCGCGGCTTCTTGAAAGCCATGGCCGCGGCCGGATTCACCATGGCGGCGGCGGAGTCGGTGCTGAAGAACCTCGCGCCCGTCGCCCATGCCGCCACCGCCGGCAAAGAATACTGGAAAGAATTCCAAGGAAACGGCGGGGCAATGCTGGCCGAGCAGCTTCTCCAAACAGGCGCCGAGTATCTCTTCGTCGGCAACGGCTCCGGCCTCGGCGCTCTATGCGACGCCGTCATCGACCGGCCCAAACTCAAGCTGGTTCTGGCGACACATGAAGCGCACGTCATCGCGATGGCGAGCGGCTACGCGATGGCCAGCGGTAAGACCGCCTTTTGCATGTATAGCCGGGTGGGCGCGGCGCATTCGACAGGAAATATGTACAACGCCATGAAAGACCGTCTGCCTCTTGTCATCGCCGTGGACCGCGCCGATACGACCGAAGACGGCCGCGACGGCCATGAAGACCTCGAAGACATGCTGGAGCCGGTGAAACAGTACACTAAGTGGCGCTGGGTGGCGAAGGAGGTGAGCCGCATCCCCGAGTGGGTGACCAAGGCGTTCAAAGTTTCATCGACTCTGCCGTGCGGACCCACCTATCTCATGATGCCGCGCGACGTGATGTTCGAGCACGAGGGAAAAACCAAGATCTTCCAGCCCGGGACCTTCGACGTGCCGATGAACGTCCGCCCCAATACAAAATCCGTGGAGAAGACGGCGAAGATGCTGCTGGAGGCGAAGAGCCCGCTGATGCTGCTGGGACCCGAAGTCTATCAGAGCGGCGCGCAAAAAGAAGTGGCGGAGCTGGCGGAGCTGCTGGGGATTCCCGTGTGTGAACGCGGCCGGTGGTGCCAGGTTTTCAACAATCAGCATGCGCTTTTCCTCGGCGCGCTGCG encodes:
- a CDS encoding MBL fold metallo-hydrolase is translated as MKTVWLAAAVVAAIIFAAQAHAITGEKPEFKKLADDVYAYVGKLNDANAMVVVTSQGVVVVDTGNNQPETRNLQKHIQSVTKQPVRYVIITQNHGDHIGGTPLFSPPATVILHERIAKDWSSWKPYQVNTWRKRFPERTEALKGFHPMDAAATFTDRMTLRLGGKSIELLYVDDPYNPGDIAVWLPQSGVMHGGFGAYKERHPDIRPDYSHGTTVGMLKQLEALIALKPKVVIPSHGPVMGVADLQVMLDYLLLARQRVRGMMDKGMSVEAVRKQFHMNEYKGWDREAHFPVIAATIYRELRGEGPEIFPVTEKTVRGKIAKVEEEGRYLTVVAESGQQLPLRISNATDIEGVPDRSHLKVGMKFSALYEEQKERNETLQIKLEP